Within the Pseudomonadota bacterium genome, the region GCGTAACCAGAGCCCCCTCAATCAGGGTAAAACCCTGCCGGGTAGCCGAGTCCCCGGTTCAATTCGAGTGCCAATATTATCAGACGATACGGCTACCGGGCAAGGGGCTTATGGGCACAGTAGATATTATCATCGGCCGTGTAATTTTGGTACACATCAAAGATGATGCGATCAATACGGACGGGCGCCTCGATATCTTAAAGATCCGTCCATTGGCCCGCCTTGGTTATTACGACTATACAATTGTGGAGTCTATCTTCGAAATGGTAATCCCGGGAGAAAACGAGGACCTCCTCATCGGCCTCGAAGGTGCTGCAGAGAGCGCTCCCGTTGCGCGTAAAAAATAGGGCCATAATTTCCGGGAGATAACCTGTTTAGCCTCCGAATGTATTTGACTTATCACATAAACATTGTAAAATTAGTGCAGGATGTAAGGAAAGGGGGCATTGCAGCGAAATGCGCACAGCCAAGGACCGATTCATGGAAGAGGAGTTTCGTGTCGGAGGAATTTTCCCTTTATCAGGATACCTGTCCTGGAGCGGAGAATATAAGCGGAAGGCAGCCGAGTTAAAAATTAAGATGATCAACGAAGCCGGCGGCATTAACGGGTCTTGCCTCAGGCTGATAACATATGATGACCGGTCCTCCCCGGAGCAGGCAGCCAAGATAGCCGAGACACTGGTTTTCAAACATCGGGTGGTTGCTATGGTAGGTACAGGTTCACTCCCGATTTCTCATGCAGTAGCCCGTATAGCTAATAAGTACAAAGTCCCGTTATTTTTGAATTCCGGATATGCCATTGATCCTGTTAAGGACCTTTTTGTTTTTAATACTGCCCATAAAACCGAATTTGCAGTTGCATGTTCCTTTCAATATTTTTATGAAAAAGATATCAATAGAATTGCTCTCTTGATGCCCGCAGGCCCCCTTGGCAACCTGGGAAGCTGGCTGGGCCGGCGCCTGGGCAGCCAACTGGGTATTAAGATCGTCGGGGAGGAAAGGTTTGATGTCAGGTCACCGGACTTAACATCGCAATTAGAAAGACTGCGCAGTCTAAAACCGCTGGCGCTTTTTTCATTCGTTACAGGAGAACCGGCAGCGTGGGTGGCTAAAAAGATGGCGCAGATGGGTATGAATATACCCTTACTTGTGTCTCACGGCAACGCCAACCCTGGATTCCTGAAATTAGTTTCTCACATACCCGTACCGATTATCGTGCCATCAGGGAAGAGCATGGTTCTTGATTCTATTCCCGAGAGTGATCCCTGCAGGAATATCGTAATGGATTTTAATGCAAGGCACGTACAGTGTTACGGGGAGGCGGCCAACTATTATTCAGCCGAGTTAGCAGATGCTATCGATTTAGTGACCGAGGGTTTGAGGGTGGCAAGCTCGGACCCGGAGGAAATGCGCGATGCAGTTGAAAATATAAGAAAGTTTGTCGGGATGCAGGGCATTTACGATTTTTCACCGATTGACCACTACGGCACTCAGCTTGAACATATGGTTCTGCTAACCATTAAAGACGGCAAGTGGCAATTTGCTAAAGCGTTTTCATCAATAGCAATTTCTGAAAACACCCATACCAATCAGAAAACAGAGTTGATCTATCAACTCGCCGGCCTGTTGTCTAAACCTTGCCCCAATGGCCTTGATAAATCCGATCAGATTCCTGAGTTCAGAGAAATGGCAGCATCCATGGATAGCTTCAACTACACGAATGCCAAGTTTGGCCTTTATTCTGTCGTCAAACTTTACTGCCGGGAGAAACAGGAAATGATACGGGCTGTTCGGGAAGAAGATGTATTGAAGGCCAAACAAGCCCTTTATCGATTGCTGACTATTGCACTTTCGCAACATTTTGAAAATCTTGAAATCCTTAAAATCTCTGTATTGGAACTTTTCCTCGCGTTGTTTGACACAGCGGTAGATGAAGGGGCCGATTTTGACAGATTGGTAAAACTTAAACACAATTTTACTGCAGAGTGGGAAAATGTGAGAGACCGGGAGACGCTTTGCATTTGGATTATCAGGGTACTCGATAGAACAATGGACAGCCTTTCCAAAAGAATGCGAGACAAGAACCTCGGGCTGTTAAAGAAAGTCTTCCGTTTCATTGAGGCCGGTTATGCCGATAATATGACAGTAGACCAGATAGCACATGAAGTTTGTCTAAGTAAGTCACGCCTCATCCACCGGATGAAAAGCCAGTATGGTTTAACATTGAGTGATTGCATTGCAAAGGTAAGAATAGAAAAAGCAAAAGCAATGCTGAAAAATACGGATATGTCTATCAGCAAAATTGCACACGAAGTAGGCTATGGAGACCAAAGCTACTTTACGAAAGTCTTTAAAAAAAACTTGAACTGTACCCCCAAGGATTTCAGGGGGAGTACCCTTAAGTTTTTAGTTGCTGTTGAAAACTGAAGTCAAAATGGTATGAGCCCCTCTAATGGACTTTGTATACCTTTATGTTGTTTGCCTGCTGTTTTTTATAAGACGTTTGACTTTATCAAGTAGTTCATGCTTCTCCTCTTCGGGGAAACCCTTCAGCATTGCATGCATGTACTCGTCCCGTTCATTTTCTATGCTTATAAGGGTTGTTTTTCCTTTTGAAGTAATTTCAAGTATGGTTACCCGATCATCAGTAGGATCGGATTTTCTTACGATAAAGCCATTATTCTCCAGCCTCTTGGCAATGCCGGTCATATTGGCGCCAGGGACAAGCATGATACGACTTACCTCGGTAATTCTGCACTGGCCATCGCCTGAAGCATCCAGTACTCTCAGCACATTATACTGCGGGAAGGAAAGGTCGTGTTTCCTGAAAATAGAAGATACCACCCTTTTAAATGTCTCTGCTGCTCTTACAAATGACATCAGCACATTCTCATCAGCACTCAGGCGGCTTCGATAATTGTTCGTTCCCATATTTTCACCTCAACTGACCATTGTTAGTTTATTCAGCAGCCAAGTTTATTATACCAGCTTACAGAACTGTATTCCAGATAAAAAAACAATATATTGATAGTTAATGTATTGACATTAATTTCCCAATATGATATCAAAAATATATGGATAGCACATGGCTATTAAAATCGGTTTATCTGCAAGCATATCAGACGTCGGAAAAGAAATTTCAATTACGGCAGGATTTGGTTAAAAGATGATGGCAACAAAAAATAAGCAGAAATAAAGTCAAGAACAAGGAGGTACAATGCGAACCAAGAATGAACTTGCAAAAATTGTTGGCAAGGATTACGTGAGTGACAGCAAGGAAGATTGCGCAAAGTATTCACAGGATCAGAGCCTTCTTCCTCCGGGAATGCCCGAAGCCGTTGTATGGCCGGGAAGCTCGGAAGAAGTAGGGAAAGTTGTAGCATGGTGTAATGAAAATAACATGCCTGTTGTTCCTGTCAGCTCAAAAGTACACTTCCACGGGTGCACAATACCCAAACAGGGCGGCATCGTAGTCGATCTCTCAAGGATGAACAAGATTCTGGAAATAGATACAGACAATCGACTGGTAAGGTTTGAACCGGGCGTGACATGGGAACAGCTTGTAGGAGAACTTGCAAGAAAGGGTTTGAGGCCGATTATGCCGCTGCTTCCACCTGGAGACCGCTCTCCCCTCACCGACACGCTTGAACGGGAAGTGCCGACAAACGTAGTATATGATTACGGTGAACCTATGCAGTCCATTGAGGTTGTCTGGCCGAACGGTGAAGTCTTCAGATGCGGTTCTGCGAGCGTAAACGGTTTCCCTGATTCTAAATCAAGAGGGGCAAACCCATCAGGACCCGGTCTTGATTTTTACCGGTTTTTTCAAGGCGCACAGGGTACAATGGGCATCGTCACCTGGACAAGCTTAAAGGCTGAATCGATCCCGAAGATAGACAAAATCTTTTTTGCCCCTGTCGATGACCTGACTTATGCAATGGATTTTCTCTACCGTATCCTGCCGCGAAGAATCGGTCAGGAATGCCTCCTTCTAAATAATGTTGATCTTGCTGCAATCGCAGCGGGCAAAGGGCTTGGAGATTTTGAAAGCCTCTGCGCCAAACTGCCCCCATGGACGCTCATACTGGTTATAAGCGGTTTGTTGAGAAGGCCGGAAGAAAAGATAGCTTACGAGGAAAATTTCCTTTCTCAAGTTTTAAAAAACGAATTCCCGAAGATGGGTCTCGTAGACAACCTTCCAGGTTTTCCCGGTCTTGGAAGACAGCTTCTACCCATGCTGAGAAAACCATGGCCCTCAGATGTCCCTTACTGGAAAAACAGCATCAGGGGCGGGTGCCAGAATCTCTTCTTCATTACCAAACCAAACCAGGTCCCTGAATTTATGGATATAATGGAAATGGTGGCTGCCAGATACGGCTATCCAGTATCTGATATCGGAAGCTATATCCAGCCCATAGAGCACAACCGCGCCTGTCAGGTAGAATTCAGCTTTTTCTATGACCCGGAAGACGCCAATGAAAAAGCCTTTGTGGCCGACCTTTATCTTGAAGCTGCAAAAGCCATGTTGAATGAAGGGGCTTTCTTTCCAAGGCCATATGGAGAACTCTCCTCGATAATTTACGAGCGCGCTGCCAGCTATACGATGACACTCAAGCGGTTAAAAGGGGTATTTGACCCGAACAATATTATGAACCCTGGAAATTTGTGCTTCTAAGGAGGATGAAATGCGAAAAGACGAGATGTATGACACGCCAAAAAAGAAAGTAGCTTTAGATGTAAATGATTTAAATAACTTTGTCTACGACATGGACCATTGTATTAAATGCAAGGGATGCTATTGGGTTGAACATACCTATATGCCGGGCGTAAACTTTTCCACAAGGTGTCCGAGCAATTTATGGAATGATTTTGACTCTTACGGCGCTTTTGGAAAGATGCGGATAGGTCTGGCTCTTAATGAAGGAAAGCTCCAATGGACAGATAAACTTCTCGAGATCATATATGCCGACCCGCTGTGCGGCGCCTGTGATGTAGGCTGCAAACGTAACCTAGACCTGGAAATAGAACTTACGCTCGAAGCTTTAAGGGTTAAGGCGGTAAAGGATGGAGCAGGCCCCATGCCGGTACATAAGAAGATTGCAAAAAATATAGCCTCAAAACACAATCAGTTCGGATCACCAAGTGATAATAGAAAAAAATGGCTCGCAAAGGATATTAATGTTGCAGAAAAGGCAGACATGCTGTACTTTGCCGGTTGCTCTGCCTCATACGCAAATCCTGATATAGCAAAGGCAACAGCAAAAGTATTGAACGCTTCGGGCAACAAATTTATGCTTATGCAGGAAGAATGGTGTTGCGGAAACACGCTCTATTCGGTCGGCATGATAGATGATGCAAGGGAGCTTGCGAAACGCAACATAGATGCAGTAAAGGCATCAGGCGCAAAGACCCTGGTAACGAGCTGTGCCGAATGCTACCGCATGTGGAAGGTGGATTATCCGAAGATGCTCAATATCGCCACTGCTGACCTTGGTTTCAAGGTATTGCATTTGATTGAGGTTGCCGATGAGGCAATCAAAAACGGCAAGCTTAAATTAACAAAACCCGTGGATGTCCGGTTCACCTACCACGATTCATGTGGTGTAAGCCGGCTTTCAGACCCCTGGACACCATGGAACGGCGAGCGTGGCTGGATGGGTACGGTAAGCCCTGCGCTTAAAAGAAGACGCGGGACAACAGGATTATACACTCAATCAAGGAATATATTGAATGCCATCCCCGGCGCCAAATTTGTTGAAATGCCGAGGATAAGAGAAAATGCATTTTGCTGCGGAGCAGGCAGAGGTACAAAAGAGGCATTTCCGGATCTTGCAAAGTTTGCGGCAAATCACCGGCTGGATGAGGTAAAATCGGTTAGCGCTGAAGTTCTTGTGTCTGCATGCCCCTGGTGTAAAAGCAATTTCAACGATGCAGTTAAAGAGAACGGGGACAATGTGAAGATAATGGATATTTCTGAGATTATCCTTGCTTCAGTGGAAATATAAGGAGGCAGACTATGAGTATACAAAAACAAGCATATAAAGCGTTAGAAATGGTAGTAGGTTCCAAGTATATCTCCGACGATCCGGCCATCTGCGAAGGCTACAGGTCAGGACCGGGCGGATATGAAAGCGGTCTCGGATACGAAAGGGTGATGACCACAATCCCCGGCACTGTTGTTTTGCCGAGAACTACCGAAGAAGTACAGAAGATTGTCAAAATATGCAACCGCTACAAAGTAGCTTACGTGCCTTACAGCACGGGTTTTTACGGACCT harbors:
- a CDS encoding flavin reductase family protein, yielding MYYDPDRNDHGLPHNPFKSCVVPRPIGWISTISPDGFHNLAPYSQFQNLTFDPPYVMFAANQNTRGMRKDSVINAEQTGEFVYNMATYDLREAINRSAMEVPPETDEFELAGVTRAPSIRVKPCRVAESPVQFECQYYQTIRLPGKGLMGTVDIIIGRVILVHIKDDAINTDGRLDILKIRPLARLGYYDYTIVESIFEMVIPGENEDLLIGLEGAAESAPVARKK
- a CDS encoding ABC transporter substrate-binding protein; translation: MRTAKDRFMEEEFRVGGIFPLSGYLSWSGEYKRKAAELKIKMINEAGGINGSCLRLITYDDRSSPEQAAKIAETLVFKHRVVAMVGTGSLPISHAVARIANKYKVPLFLNSGYAIDPVKDLFVFNTAHKTEFAVACSFQYFYEKDINRIALLMPAGPLGNLGSWLGRRLGSQLGIKIVGEERFDVRSPDLTSQLERLRSLKPLALFSFVTGEPAAWVAKKMAQMGMNIPLLVSHGNANPGFLKLVSHIPVPIIVPSGKSMVLDSIPESDPCRNIVMDFNARHVQCYGEAANYYSAELADAIDLVTEGLRVASSDPEEMRDAVENIRKFVGMQGIYDFSPIDHYGTQLEHMVLLTIKDGKWQFAKAFSSIAISENTHTNQKTELIYQLAGLLSKPCPNGLDKSDQIPEFREMAASMDSFNYTNAKFGLYSVVKLYCREKQEMIRAVREEDVLKAKQALYRLLTIALSQHFENLEILKISVLELFLALFDTAVDEGADFDRLVKLKHNFTAEWENVRDRETLCIWIIRVLDRTMDSLSKRMRDKNLGLLKKVFRFIEAGYADNMTVDQIAHEVCLSKSRLIHRMKSQYGLTLSDCIAKVRIEKAKAMLKNTDMSISKIAHEVGYGDQSYFTKVFKKNLNCTPKDFRGSTLKFLVAVEN
- a CDS encoding MarR family transcriptional regulator, whose product is MGTNNYRSRLSADENVLMSFVRAAETFKRVVSSIFRKHDLSFPQYNVLRVLDASGDGQCRITEVSRIMLVPGANMTGIAKRLENNGFIVRKSDPTDDRVTILEITSKGKTTLISIENERDEYMHAMLKGFPEEEKHELLDKVKRLIKNSRQTT
- a CDS encoding FAD-binding oxidoreductase, with product MRTKNELAKIVGKDYVSDSKEDCAKYSQDQSLLPPGMPEAVVWPGSSEEVGKVVAWCNENNMPVVPVSSKVHFHGCTIPKQGGIVVDLSRMNKILEIDTDNRLVRFEPGVTWEQLVGELARKGLRPIMPLLPPGDRSPLTDTLEREVPTNVVYDYGEPMQSIEVVWPNGEVFRCGSASVNGFPDSKSRGANPSGPGLDFYRFFQGAQGTMGIVTWTSLKAESIPKIDKIFFAPVDDLTYAMDFLYRILPRRIGQECLLLNNVDLAAIAAGKGLGDFESLCAKLPPWTLILVISGLLRRPEEKIAYEENFLSQVLKNEFPKMGLVDNLPGFPGLGRQLLPMLRKPWPSDVPYWKNSIRGGCQNLFFITKPNQVPEFMDIMEMVAARYGYPVSDIGSYIQPIEHNRACQVEFSFFYDPEDANEKAFVADLYLEAAKAMLNEGAFFPRPYGELSSIIYERAASYTMTLKRLKGVFDPNNIMNPGNLCF
- a CDS encoding (Fe-S)-binding protein, with the translated sequence MRKDEMYDTPKKKVALDVNDLNNFVYDMDHCIKCKGCYWVEHTYMPGVNFSTRCPSNLWNDFDSYGAFGKMRIGLALNEGKLQWTDKLLEIIYADPLCGACDVGCKRNLDLEIELTLEALRVKAVKDGAGPMPVHKKIAKNIASKHNQFGSPSDNRKKWLAKDINVAEKADMLYFAGCSASYANPDIAKATAKVLNASGNKFMLMQEEWCCGNTLYSVGMIDDARELAKRNIDAVKASGAKTLVTSCAECYRMWKVDYPKMLNIATADLGFKVLHLIEVADEAIKNGKLKLTKPVDVRFTYHDSCGVSRLSDPWTPWNGERGWMGTVSPALKRRRGTTGLYTQSRNILNAIPGAKFVEMPRIRENAFCCGAGRGTKEAFPDLAKFAANHRLDEVKSVSAEVLVSACPWCKSNFNDAVKENGDNVKIMDISEIILASVEI